The DNA segment AAAAGTAAAAAGTGGTTGGTTGGGGTGTTTAGTTATCTTTTGTGTTTCTGGCATGTAATTTGGGGACCTtaaagttaaaggtcacatgcaaccaaaaaatcaaacataattaaaacacatttatcacttattcatgacatataatatacattgcacgagtcataaatcaacttattttctttatgtcgtatagtctgataggtgttaagttcaaattgcatgtggtcaatgactgaagctgtgtattgcatgttgtctttagcagacaggcagacagacatataggtgggAATAAACCatacactgagctttctctgtgacagagactgcttaccacaatcaacaagttgttttacgtaacgagtagattatttacttctttgaatgtcatttagaagtgaaaatacataagaatgaagatttttatggatatcaacttctttatgagagaacacaacgtttcggagttaatgcttactccttcatcaggtgagtaagcatcacctgatgaaggagtaagcattaactccgaaacgttgtgttctgtaagcatcacctgatgaaggagtaagcattaactccgaaacgttgtgttctctcataaagaagttgatatccataaaaatctttattcttagattatttacttgtttgtgtacacaaccaagattagactactgctcacgacctcagacgctgggcatgcagaCTGTTTCAAGCCCCACGAACCTATTCAatgtgcatgcgttatggacgcagcgcagtgcagcacagcacagcacagctgttgaaaccagttttccccccagcgctgggggaatttagtgaaacgtttgaactctgatttcgtgggctttttttttttcatcgcgttttttttcaattttataggttgaattggcattttttatgatttgtttcggtaagtgcatgccgaaatgtatcagaatctgcaaagttgtgttttacattgcatgtgacctttaaaggcTGCTGTGTATGAAACAAGTACTGAAGCTTTTTGGAGAGAACTCTCAATGTGAAATCACAAACGGTGGGATAAGCTAATGTTTTCAGCATACACCATCTGTTGAgaatggtgtaaaaccatactcactcaatcactcataaGAACATCTAGACACAGGATCACCCGGTCGTCCAGCTGAGCTGTTTGATTAACTTTCTTTGGCTCTGTGAAGGTACTTAGTTTACATGACTGTAAAAGCTGACCACAAAAAATCCAAATAGACAAACAAGAAAAAGATGGAAATAATCAGTAATTGGAAAGTCATTTCATAGTGTTATAATGCAAAATGAAACCTTTCATAATATGTCATGTTAGTAGAAAACTCAAGTTATATTTTTTTGAATAATTGGTTGTCAATAATTTTCATATGTATCTAATCATGATAATAACTCTGAATCTACTCAATCTCATTAAAAAGCACTGTTACTTGTAAAGATATGGGTTAGATGTGGTTTTCAGCAgctcatgtttgttgtaagaggtggtcagacttgctgactttgttgacagatttCAGTGGAAAATCAGTTGTGTAaattgatgctgatgctgttgatcacagactGGATTCTTgacagaccactgtcatgtaGTTAGAACTTCGCTGAGTGTAGTGTCAAACacgttaaataaaaaaaaccccaccaaccatcatatcTACTGTTTTGATGTCTAATCAGTCCTGAAGTGCTTTGCTTTACATTAGTGTTATCTAAAAATATGGATGCTGTATTTCCACAAATGAAAATGCTGGTTGTTTTCTTTATTACATGCCATGCGCCATACCACGGTTATTTGTTCTGAACAAATAACAGAAGCCAAGCATCTAGTGTAGGGCGGGTCCATTTTATGAAATTAATGATCCCTATCAAATTAACAAATGGTATGTAATGATTACTCCCCCTGACTTTATAATGACTGTTTCCTGGAAATGTACCCTTTGTGTGACTAGAATTTGAGATTTGGTAAGTAGCAAGTTGCCTCAGCAAGCATGATCATGTCAGATGGCAAGGCTTCTAACAGGTGATGGGTCAACTCAAAATTAATATGTCCTGACTCCACACTGGAAATACAGTTCTATCAATGACAAAATATTCCTCTTGTGTTTCAGAACATTGTAGGAATGActgtttcagtcgagctgagtaataataatgttaaatataattcactcactctgcctCTGTATAAAAATGATATAGCCAGTCTGCGCTTGACAGATTTGGGAAATtttggattagaattggtcttcattaacCTATGTTTGCAGTAAGAGGCGGTTAATgcgattgggtggtcagactcgtgaTTGGATGTCATCGGATCCTGTTTCATTAGTTACGGGCATCCATCGAATTTTGTAAGTGATGTTCAGGGATTGGGATAGAGAATTATGACAATAGGCCATTCTCTGGATTACTGAGTTTCTGAATTTCGAAttggccactgcccttgtaaaTGTAAAAATTCTAATGGGCCATTTTTTGTTCTCGTGCAAAATTGCCCATggtccctgcctttcccaatcactggatgctgatcactgtattgtctggtccaaacgtgagtatttgcagtttgaatattgctgagtgtggcataaacaaCATACCCAACAGTCAACCAATCAATTTGTTGCTTGGTTCCTCTACACCATGCCAGCATGCTAGTCTCTCCTAGAGATCTCAGAACAAACTTATGCTAGCATTTAACAAAACATGCACTCCACATTCCCCTTCTTCTCTTTGTGCAATTCATGCAGCTGATATTCATACAAGAGATTTGTCTTTGATTCCAAGCAAAGAACTCTTGAAAAGCGAACTGGAATGCTTTGTTGTTATGGTATTTATACTAGATTCAGATTACATTTATTATGGAATATGAACATAACATTCAGTAAACTAAGTTTTAAATATGTTAAAGCCTCTTTCATTTTATTGGCCTTGATAACAGATATAAATGAACATGAAATATGTATCCCTGTTGACAGATTAGCATTATTTGTGAACATTTTAATTCTAATTTGGGAATTTCTTTCTCGGTGTCTGGGTTAGTTCTGAGGAACACGAACCACAGGATCTCCTGGTCAAGGTCCACTGTAGGATAAACTATGGCTGTTGTGAACGTCAAACTGACAGAATAAAATGCAAgatcaatttcatttcattattcGCTCACCAATGCCTGTAACTAATGAAATGGATTctggaaatagataaatgggtaaatgtatagataaataAAGTGAGATATATATAGAATCTTTTCACCTTGTTTTACAGCTTGTCCTCCTGGTGGACCATGGATGAAGACACAGAAGGGGACAAGATGTCTGAGGAGGACATGAACTGGGAGGACTTCATGAACGTGGTCACAACCTACAGCTGCAAGTTCTGCACCTTCACCTGCACTACCCCATCAGATATGGGCAAACATGTCAAGCGGATTCACATGCCCAGGAAGATCACATCGCCTCCGACTCAACCAGATAGTCCTCAAGGCATGTCTGTTGTAAATCCATCACTTGTGATGGAACCTGTGGCAGCTTCAGAAGTTGATGATGCCACGGTGGATGCACCAGTTTGTCCATCAGAATCTGCAAGTGCAGAATCTGAACTTGAAGGTGTCCCTGAAGTCCCTGGCACTGTTGTTGGGGAGGTTTCTGCTGAAGGAGTCTTGGCACCTTTACAGGGTCCTGAGGATGAAGAagttgatggtggtggtgttactCCTGTAGCATTGGCAATTGGTGATGCTAATGGTCAAGGACGACAGTTTATTATCGTTGAAGAAACACCTTCAGAGGGAGCTGTTGTTTTGCCCAATGGCTTGAATCCTGGCGCTGCTGATAGCAGTGGCACAGTTTTAACTATTTCATCCAATTCCACCACTCAAGCCTCAGTAAGCTTGCCTGCAAGTGCGATACAAACTCTAGACCTCAGTGGAGCAGTGTATAATCCTAACATTGGTCAGTACTCTGTGATAGCAGAATACCCagtagctaatggtaaccaagCATCAGCTCCTGTAACCAAGGAGCTGTTTCTTTGTGGGCAATGCAGCACAGGGTTTGGCAGTATCGATGAGTGTCGCGAACATATGATCACTGCTCACAGTGCTCTCCTTGCTGGTGGAGAAAATGGTGAACAGGATGCAACAGGTCTCATCAGTGTTGGTACTCAGGTTGCACAGAAGAAGAAGCCAGGGAGGAAGAGGAAGTCCTCCATTCCAGCTGCACCCCCTAAAGCCAAAGATcctgatgaggatgatgatgactggGAACCAGGATATGACATCAATGGGGGCAGAGAGAGTCGCAAAAAGAGAAAGATCAGACCTCCAAGAGCTCTGAAGGAGGATTACTTTCTTGGGAGgaggaaaaagaaaaagagagagagGAGAACCTACACTGAGGCTTATACGCTGAAATGCAAACTGTTTGGCTGTCATGCAAAGTTCAAGGCACAAAGTGCACTAGACATGCATGTTAAGTGTCACAATGATAAGGATTTTAACTTTTCTTGTATTGAATGCCAAGAACAGTTCAATCTTTGGAAGAACTTGAGGATTCATTTGTGGAAGAAACATGAGGTTGACTGTGACTTGTTTGAATGTGAGCTTTGTGGATCAAAGACCGACACCTATCACAAGCTGACAATCCACAAGGAGATACACAGTGAAAACCGACCTTACACGTGTGATATATGTGGCAAAGGATTTAAACAGTTCAGCCAGATGCGGAACCATCAGGTCATCCATACGGAACACAGGGTGAAGGAGCCTGAACGTTGGTACAGCACCAAGCAGTGTGAAGTCTGTAAGAGAGTGTTTGCCAACAGGAAGTGTCTGAAGAAACACATGCAAGCAGTTCACAGTAAAGAAAAGCCATATGTGTGTCCCTATTGTGGGCATGCAGCGTCCAGGAAGGCCATGCTGGAGCTCCATGTCAGAACACACACTGGCGAGAAACCTTTTAAGTAAGTTGTCTGAAAACCTTTTATTAAGTTCTACGTAATGATAATGTGAGTGTGGAAAGAATTAAGTGGTGTGATTCCACCATTTCAGAACATCCACTCATTTGCTAGCTCAATGAAATAAGCAGCTCTGTCAGAACTCAGATAGGTCACAATTGCTGGCTCATATAAGCAATGATAAAtgctgaaggtctgggttcaGTTCCAAGGCTGTGGTGTATGAAGCCTGTGTTTCTATCTGAGATAAACTAATGTAGGGATTGACTCTTCTGAAATAGGTCTCAGTCACATATCCATGTGATTGAAGTCCCTTAAAATCACCCATTTAAGTGAATCAAGTAGTAGCTGATCACTAAAACTAATAATGATTCATGATTTGTCACCACTTCCTACAGTATGGCTAAGCTAAAGAAGCAACTACAGTGATAGGCAGGCATTGAGCTGTTAAATATTTATGTCAATAAATGAATGTAAATCATTGTATATCTattgtatatcatgtatatgtagGTAATAAGAGTGAGAAGGATGGGTGTAGAGTAAGACCCATGGTTTGACTTAATAGACAGCTCAGTCAAATACAGTATTGGTTAATGACAATAACAATGAACCTCCATTGCAGCCTTTAGGTTTCTAATATTCACATTCCTTCTGAGTGATATGTGTTCGATTGAagatatttgacattttatacTCCACACTTGAGACCTGCAGCGGGTACCTGGGTAGAGTTGGGTAATCATGGTAATAGAATTGTTGGGAATCAGAATAAGTATGTGACTTGTTCCAGTACTGCCCTATAAGACTTAATCTGTCAAAGGATAAAGGCTGCAATAGCTGC comes from the Haliotis asinina isolate JCU_RB_2024 chromosome 12, JCU_Hal_asi_v2, whole genome shotgun sequence genome and includes:
- the LOC137257997 gene encoding zinc finger and BTB domain-containing protein 24-like; its protein translation is MDEDTEGDKMSEEDMNWEDFMNVVTTYSCKFCTFTCTTPSDMGKHVKRIHMPRKITSPPTQPDSPQGMSVVNPSLVMEPVAASEVDDATVDAPVCPSESASAESELEGVPEVPGTVVGEVSAEGVLAPLQGPEDEEVDGGGVTPVALAIGDANGQGRQFIIVEETPSEGAVVLPNGLNPGAADSSGTVLTISSNSTTQASVSLPASAIQTLDLSGAVYNPNIGQYSVIAEYPVANGNQASAPVTKELFLCGQCSTGFGSIDECREHMITAHSALLAGGENGEQDATGLISVGTQVAQKKKPGRKRKSSIPAAPPKAKDPDEDDDDWEPGYDINGGRESRKKRKIRPPRALKEDYFLGRRKKKKRERRTYTEAYTLKCKLFGCHAKFKAQSALDMHVKCHNDKDFNFSCIECQEQFNLWKNLRIHLWKKHEVDCDLFECELCGSKTDTYHKLTIHKEIHSENRPYTCDICGKGFKQFSQMRNHQVIHTEHRVKEPERWYSTKQCEVCKRVFANRKCLKKHMQAVHSKEKPYVCPYCGHAASRKAMLELHVRTHTGEKPFKCDVCPYATGDHNSLRRHKMRHTGQKQYKCQYCPYSCIQAISLKTHMKNKHPGQEGIYACDTCIFRTVNKQSYQQHLLDHKNGLVPEVKPTAKQVLVQSTSDVTGQAHAVVIGESPSPEAMAVEMQVQTMASGEAQISAEDLAKLSNCEGLVSGDVSAASLIYQALSAISQNPQHTQGNATQSAHILGGVQTLIKSSSTEQGVTTHTITFHVPAGGGEGGGQAAEEEGMEATEQVYFEQPMEVIEALQRASSQQAELIDGAQGNLPTVITMEASEAELEGMNLSLVPVTTSEGTIIVQQHQASIES